GTGAAATGGTGCAGAATGtcctgcgtgtgtgtgtgcggcCCGGGCCGGGCGTGTGTGCCCCCGTCCTTCCCCTCGCGCTGTGTCCTCTGCCTGCAGACCCCCGCCCCTCCTGATCCGGGTGGGCTTTGGTGTTCTGTAAGCGTAGCTGTCAAATTCCGGTGGAAAAGGGAGATTTTGGTTGTGTAGTGCTCAATTCTGACAGCAGGCGTGAGATTTAGAGAGAAAAAGGTTGGAAAGAAACACAGCATTAATTGAAGAATGCACCATGGAAATCCGAAATCTGCAAGCCTTTGtgttattattttccctcttcaggaaaaaaaaatcagtctaaCCGTGtcttttaaattgcttttttgcttAAGACTGGGGCTTTCAGTCAGCATCCGAGAGCTTTGATCCGGGCAGTCACTGTAGCTAGATACATGCAGGGATACGTGTGGGTCGAGCAGGAAAAACGCTGGGAGGCAGCGGTGACAAAGCTCTGGGGTCCCGTGTTCGGGGCTTTTGGGGCGCTTACAGTAGGGTGATGATGGCCAGAAGGGGGAGGCCGCTGTAAATGTGGAGCGCTCCGAGCGGTGTCATTGGAGAAGGTCAGCGGGAAGGTGCGAGCGAGGGCGTCAGAGCTCGGTGGCTGTCTGCCTGATTTCTGATAAAACCGCTGAAAATGCTTTTGGGCAGGCGTAAATCGGGATTGCAACTCAAACGTTGGACCGTGATAAGTTCTGCTAAAAATCCGGGTTGTGTTCCGGTTGGGCTGTCACTCGATGAGGCTAAAAATATTCCTTGATAGCACTGCGGCTCGTCCCATTGTGGTTTGTATAAATTAAAGCACTGCTTCGGGGgtcttcaaaaaggaaaaatacctgtgggaaaggaagaaaaacgcAGCCCAGCCCCATCAGCCGTGCAAACCGTGCGGGCGCATGGGGGTTTTCGCTTGATTTTAAAGAAGCCTCTGGCTGGTCGTCGTGAATAGTTCACGCCAGGTTAGGAAAGAGAAAGTGAGCAGCTGTATGGAGCTTCCTCGGAAGCAGATCTTTGAGCTCTCAAGGTCACAGCCGAGCGTGAGCACTCTGCAAACATGGGCAGAGCAGCTTGCGAAGTACCTGGCTCTGGTTGTAGCCCGGCTGTGGTTCCTCCTGGCAAACTGCTCCGACCTTTGTGCCGGAAAAGAAGAGACCAGccacaaaaaaaaggcagccaaACTTGGcagcaattttttcttcttcagtagcCTGTTGGGAGAAATAACTCTTCAACGGCTTACATTGGCGTGCTCATTTTGTGTATTTCCTTAAAACCACACTAAAAAAACCTTTATCAGCTCGGAACTCGTGATGCAATCGCCAACCAGTTACAAAGGAGTCACCCAGCAGGGTCGGTGTGCGAGCAGGGAAATCCTCTCCTGGCTGACAGGGTGAGCTACCGAGCAATTGCAGGAGTTGTCTGCAGGGGGAAGATGCTGCAGAATAAATTGGGGCGTTCGTCGTAGTTGGGTAATGTTGTAACTCATCAGGTGTAGGCtcttgtttctgggaggaaGGCCGCTGAAAAGCTCATTAACCTTGCTAAACTCATGGCATGGACAAGGGATTGCTTGGCTctggaaagagggaaaattCCTCTGCCTTATGGAGATGGGTCCCATAAGGCATCTCCAGAGGGCTGGCTGTATAGAATTGGTTTCCCCTCTCCTCTTAAATAATCCTGCTCTGGGAATGCTTTGGAAGTCTGTGCTTGAGGGCAGGGCGCGCTGTGCCAGGAAGCAAACAGTGGTTAGTTAATGAGCTGCACTCGCCTAGTGCTGAGTACTGATCCAAATCAAAAGCCACGAGTGAAATGCGTGTTTTTATAGCTTTTGTTCCCTTGATCAGGGCTAAAGTACACTTCTCCTGTGTTGGCTCACAGTCTCCTCCCCTCTCTTTGCATCCAGCCGTGCTGCACGCCCGCTGCTACTCCCATGGGTCGCAGGAGTCAGACGAGGAGTTCGATGCTCGCTGGGTGACGTATTTCAACAAGCCAGATATCGACGCCTGGGAGCTAAGGAAAGGTATGTTGAATGAAAAGGGAGGGGTAACCTGCAGAAAATAGAGTTTTATTTGAAATCTGGAGTCAGTAGGGCTTCTGCACGATGAATGAGCTCGCTGCAGTGGGCGGTGGCACCTCACCAACCCAACGAGGATGTTGGAAGGAACTATGGCATGGAAAATGAGGAGAAAGAGGGTTCAAGGCAGTAGGAACacagttttttttaattctagtgCCCCAGAACACACATTCTAACTCCTGGTCTTTGAGAGggagtgttgtggtttaacccggccggcagcaaaacaccacacagccgttcgctcaccctcccccctccctctctgggatgggggagagaaacgggaaagtgaagccggtgagttgagatagacagtttattaagacaggaaaataataataacaataataataataacaataatgataatagtattaataataataatgggcacaaaacaagtgatgcacaatgcagttgctcaccacccgctgaccgatgcccagcctatccccgagcagccggccccccaccccggccagccacccctatatattgtttagcatgacgtcagatggtatggaatacccctttggccactttgggtcagctgtcctgggtctgtcccctcccagctcctgctgcacccccagcctgctcgctggcaggacagagcgagaagccgaaaagtccttggcttggtgtaaacactgctctgcaacaattaaaacatcagcatgttatcagcgctcttctcatcctaatccaaaacatagcaccctaccagctactaggaggaaaattaactctgtcctaactgaaaccaggacagggaGAGAAACACTGGCTCTGAGGAATATTTCTGAGCTCAGCTGTTGCCTAATGGGAAACCACGCTCGTTTTTCTTTGGGCTTTGACTGAGTGGCTTGGCCATAACTTGCTGCAGACTGTTTGGTTGTCTCCACACATTGCTTGCTGTGGAGCTGCCGGCTGCTATTAAACTACCCTAATTAGGGCTTCATATAACCGACAGAGGGATCGTTCCCGCATGATGTGGGTGACCAGTGTTGGGTCCTTCCCCttggaaggagaggaagaaaacaggctGCCTGCATTGCACCGGGAGGAACAAAGTCGTTTGGATTTCTTCATGGTTCCATATCTGGCTTGCCACATACACCGCTGTGGGGAGCGTGGATGTTACTGGCCCACTGGGATTTCACAAAATTAACTTAAAAGCTGGTTATAGGTATAGCTGTGAGCGACAGTGAGAGGGAGAAGAGCAAAAGAACGCccttggggtgtgtgtgtgtatgtgtgtgttcaAAATAACAATGAAAGTGCCAGTTGGATGCTCTTGGTGGTGTGTTAATTATTAATTCTTTCATGAGCTGGAGCAAAACAATGCTTAACAGGTTCCTTTTGATAGCCTGGGCCAAGTTACTCGATGTTTCCCTGTGCTCACAGGTATAAACACGCTCGTGGGCTACGACCTGGTTCCGGAACCAAAAATCATCGATGCAGCTCTGAGGGCATGCAGACGGTTAAACGACTTCGCCAGTGCGGTCCGCATCCTGGAGGTCGTGAAGgtgagcggggcgggggcgtaggtgcagctgctgctttctgcagagcttttcTAGGTTTCCTCTTGGTGGTGCAGAGGGGCTGCTTACATCTTGGGGAACAGGTTGGAAACAAGACGCAGAGCGTCCCTCGGCTAGGCGTTAGTCTCGTGTGGTACAGGACACGTGTCACATCCAGCTGACGTTACACAGGGAGCGGTGTCACTGTTAATACTCTGAAAATCCCCCAGACAGGAGCTCGGCGTTGCTCTGGGGTGCTTTGCAGCCGTGAGTGATCGGTGGGGGTCTTTGGTGCTGGATTTGCAGGGTGCTGGACTTGCTGTCCAACTAAcatccttccttttcttgtaGGACAAGGCAGGACCTCACAAGGAAATCTATCCGTATGTTATCCAGGAACTTAGGCCAACTTTGAGTGAACTAGGAATCTCCACTCCAGAGGAACTGGGCCTGGACAAAGCATAAACCATGTTGGTAAGGGATGCTCTCGCTTCCCAGGCTCCTGGCCTGGGACTCCTGTACCCTAAAACTCCTCTGGCAAAGCCAGAGTGCTCCTCACAGCCTTCCACAAACTCATGAAAGCAAGGAAGTTCAGGCTCGTATCGAGGTTCTTGATAGGAAGACATCACTTTAGTGACACTGAAACGTGTCTGAAAAACATATGGCCTTGTGACATGAGGGGGGTGTTCACAGTTCCCTAGCTGTAACTGGGAAATTTGAGCATTGAAGGAAGAATGAGGTTTTATTGTGAAGCTTGATCATGGTTCAAGTGGCAAGACCCACGACACAGAGCAGTTCCTGCGGGACTGCGCAGCCCTGGGATGTCTCCTGCAATCTCCTGAAGGCGTGGGGAGCTCTAGATCAGGAGTACCCACGCACTGATGGGGAAAATCGAGGTGTTCGACCCACCACCTGTAAGCACAGCCCTTCTAGAAGAGCTGGTCATGTTTTCTAAAGGCGTTCAGGCCTCCAGAGCCGAGAGTTGCCAGGACAAAGGGGTGTTGCAGCGCCTGGCTGGCAGGGTGTCGGCCTTTGCTCCTCATTAGCTTTTCTTGAGAAGCCTTTTTAGCAAATGGAAGGATCATTTCCTCTGGAAGTGCTCaagctttcattttattgtaGCCAATTTAGAAAATGGGGACGTGCTCGTTTCTCTCTCATGCTAGCAAATGAGCCCCACTGTTGACGGTCACCTAACAACCCAGAAGTTCCTTTACCTTGCACTTAAAATAGCTTCTGTTCTGCTAATTTGCAGGACCCCATGCTTACAGAACAAGCAGATGAGCTGTAGCACAGCCAGAGCTTAACTGACCTGTGTGCGGGACACCCACGGATAATTTCAGGAGCAGTGTGTGTAGCGTTTGGTCCCAATGGCAGTGGCCTCAAGTTCTGGGAGGCTGCTTGTTTTACCACCTTAAAAAGCTGAATTCTGAGCACTGTATAAACTTGGGAAGGACTATAACAAAGATTTAGATCTGCAGCATCAATGCCAGGCTTACACAGGATCTAAGACATGGGAGCATTGTTagtgagcagcagctcctgtggtTAATGAGGATCCATCGTTACGTTTAGCTGAGGCCGTACGTGCAGTAACCCTGACTGAAATAAAGCccaaaacaaaacttctcaTGGAGCCTGAGTTACGTGAAGGCAGTCTCTTAACTCGGGAGACAGCCAGTGTCACACCCAGAATTTTTTGTCatattccagattttttttttttaatgtgaccCTTAGGGCTGGGCTCTGGGTGAAGATGAGCGAGGGCAGTGACGTGTTTGGGAGCTGGTGAGATAACGGGCCGCTTTCTaatggctgttttgttttttctgttgcagGTGCATTACTTGAGCATTCTCCTGATGTGACCTGATTGTGTGCAGCCGCCGCGGGGCTGTGCTGTTCAAACCGTCTCTTGTTTCACATAACTTTATTGCGCCGCCATGCTGTGGTGCGGGCCGGGCCTAATAAAGGGAAACTTGGCCTGACCAACCTGGTGTGGTTATTTGTTAGGGTGAACAGGAACGAGGGAGCAGAAACCATTCTGTGCTAGCAGCAGAGCGTGTGGGGGAGCTCTGATTTCAGGGCTGAGGGCTTTGggcaaagaacagcaaaaatataaacaaaaatataagtAAACCAGCCCCGGAACCCTTTCGCCCCGGCCCCTTCGAGCGCGCTCGCGGCGGCCGCCCGGAGCCTGCTGGAGGTGCACAGCGCCTCACCGCCGCACCGCGCATGCCCaccgcaggccccgcccccgtgAGCCAACGCAGCCAATGGgaggcgggggggcggggccgcgcggccATGGCgacgggcggcggcggcgggcccggggctgcgggccgggagggggcggggcggggccgggcggtgaggggcgggacggggggggtgggggggggtggggggttatACGGGGCTGTATAGGGCCGTagggggctgtgtggggctgtaCGGGGTTATATGGGGCTGTATGGAGTtacatggggctggggggtgtaTGGGAttatatggggctggggtgtACGTGTGGGGCTGTATGGGGTTATATGGGGCTGTGGACTGTGTGGGGCTATATGGGgttatatggggctgggggtttctatagggctgtgtggggctatatggg
This Anser cygnoides isolate HZ-2024a breed goose chromosome 11, Taihu_goose_T2T_genome, whole genome shotgun sequence DNA region includes the following protein-coding sequences:
- the COX5A gene encoding cytochrome c oxidase subunit 5A, mitochondrial, which encodes MLPAAARLLLRRPAAAGLRAAALRRPPGPAAVLHARCYSHGSQESDEEFDARWVTYFNKPDIDAWELRKGINTLVGYDLVPEPKIIDAALRACRRLNDFASAVRILEVVKDKAGPHKEIYPYVIQELRPTLSELGISTPEELGLDKA